The following coding sequences lie in one Halomonas sp. 'Soap Lake #6' genomic window:
- a CDS encoding LysR substrate-binding domain-containing protein, whose translation MRAPTLDLTLLRTLVAISDTGSVTAAAKRLAYTQSTVSMQLQRLETQLGLSLHEREGRRLRFTPEGERLLTHARRLLALNDEAWSDMQARQVTGDLTLGIPEDYASLLPSVFAYFHQLYPAVGLTVICGTSAHLVEQVKAAEIDLALVTRQRNSPGGEVIRREPLIWAVGINQQPSLSDPIPLALYSPGADVFREVAEQALQAAGREWRVAYTSQSMAGLAPIVMAGLAVVVVTRSMLTPSLRPLDESSGMPALPVIELALHRAPHRPSEPARRLGELIREQLAEPSEAL comes from the coding sequence ATGAGGGCGCCCACGTTAGACCTGACACTTTTACGAACCTTGGTAGCAATCTCTGATACGGGTAGTGTCACTGCTGCGGCCAAGCGGTTAGCGTATACCCAGTCCACTGTTAGCATGCAACTGCAGCGTTTAGAAACCCAGTTAGGACTGAGCTTGCATGAGCGGGAGGGGCGGCGCTTGCGCTTCACACCCGAAGGTGAGCGTTTACTAACCCACGCTCGCCGATTGCTAGCACTCAATGACGAAGCCTGGAGCGATATGCAGGCCCGGCAGGTAACCGGTGATCTAACACTCGGGATCCCTGAGGACTACGCGTCTCTGCTGCCTTCGGTATTTGCCTACTTTCACCAACTCTATCCCGCCGTGGGGTTAACGGTGATTTGCGGCACCAGCGCGCATCTTGTTGAACAGGTTAAGGCTGCTGAGATTGATCTGGCGTTGGTGACTCGCCAGCGTAACTCGCCCGGAGGAGAGGTCATTCGCCGTGAGCCGCTTATTTGGGCAGTAGGTATCAACCAGCAGCCTTCGTTAAGTGACCCTATCCCCCTTGCTCTCTACTCTCCTGGCGCGGATGTGTTTCGTGAGGTGGCAGAGCAAGCGTTACAAGCGGCAGGCCGCGAGTGGCGTGTGGCGTACACCAGCCAATCCATGGCAGGTCTTGCGCCTATTGTAATGGCCGGGTTGGCCGTGGTGGTTGTTACCCGCAGCATGCTGACACCTTCGCTACGGCCTCTGGATGAGAGTAGCGGCATGCCTGCATTACCCGTGATTGAATTAGCGTTGCACCGTGCGCCGCATCGCCCCTCAGAGCCTGCACGCAGGCTGGGCGAGTTAATTCGTGAACAGCTGGCAGAGCCCAGTGAAGCGTTATAA
- a CDS encoding NADP-dependent oxidoreductase — protein sequence MQSRFFTLTDYPTGLPKRELFSLVSQKLPDLDEGEVRIRNHWLSVDPYMRGRMTGMRASYIAPFELGQPMEGGAIGEVIESNDSRLNVGDTVSHMGGWRDIAQISAAGVTPLPDINVPEQAYLGILGMPGMTAWTGLNLIAECKRGDNVLVSAASGAVGSLAVQLAKAKGCHVVGIAGAANKLAWLESLGVEPVSYRDRSAQELSDAIKLASPNGIDVYFENVGGACLEAALSQLNEGARIAVCGMIDSYNAETPPPGPRNLSQLVVRKAKMQGFIVADHWSSYRQFLNEVAPQVAKGNLSYKETIQDGLESTPDAFLALFEGGNTGKMLVKLTN from the coding sequence ATGCAATCACGTTTCTTTACCCTAACCGATTACCCCACTGGCTTGCCAAAGCGTGAGCTATTTTCACTGGTAAGCCAGAAACTGCCCGACCTTGACGAAGGTGAAGTGCGCATTCGCAATCACTGGCTGTCGGTTGATCCCTATATGCGTGGCCGAATGACCGGTATGCGCGCTTCCTATATTGCTCCGTTTGAGCTGGGGCAGCCAATGGAGGGTGGTGCCATCGGAGAAGTCATTGAGTCAAACGACTCACGACTTAATGTAGGCGACACCGTTAGCCATATGGGAGGCTGGCGAGATATTGCACAAATTTCTGCAGCTGGGGTAACACCTCTACCCGATATCAACGTGCCGGAGCAAGCGTATCTAGGCATCTTAGGGATGCCGGGCATGACGGCCTGGACAGGCCTCAACCTAATCGCCGAGTGCAAGCGAGGCGATAATGTACTGGTCAGCGCCGCCAGTGGTGCTGTTGGGTCATTGGCCGTTCAGCTTGCCAAGGCTAAAGGTTGCCATGTGGTCGGCATTGCAGGAGCCGCTAATAAGCTAGCCTGGTTGGAATCATTGGGCGTCGAGCCAGTTAGTTATCGCGACCGTAGTGCCCAAGAGCTAAGCGATGCCATTAAGCTCGCTAGCCCCAACGGCATTGATGTTTATTTTGAGAATGTTGGCGGAGCTTGCCTGGAAGCGGCTCTGAGCCAGCTTAATGAAGGCGCTCGGATTGCAGTCTGCGGCATGATCGATAGCTACAATGCTGAAACTCCTCCCCCAGGGCCTCGTAACCTATCTCAGTTGGTCGTGCGCAAAGCAAAAATGCAGGGCTTTATCGTTGCAGACCACTGGTCCAGTTACCGCCAATTCCTCAATGAAGTGGCTCCGCAAGTCGCGAAGGGCAACCTTAGCTACAAAGAAACGATCCAAGATGGGCTGGAGAGTACGCCTGATGCATTTTTAGCCCTTTTTGAAGGAGGCAATACCGGAAAAATGCTGGTGAAGCTCACGAACTGA
- a CDS encoding DMT family transporter translates to MHPVHSPVVASPWYSIVAALVAVMLWSVAPLLAELAHTSSPLQLTALTLLAGALATLPLSRKVPTATLSKGWQLSVWLGVPLLIFGAVSSYFIGMRLAPAAEAALITYTWPVLFVLLSQWSRFGKLRMAGVIGALIAFSGAALLLLPQPLSGGLGGATNGYALALLAACCWALYSWLGQTAPLALTPLLPRLLLIACAIAICASLLVEGNFGVPDNEALLAGIALGLGPYGIAMVAWDKALRFGQASVVGSLAYGVPILAAILLVLAGMSVLDWRLPTAAALVIVGCLKAGYGGGHNHP, encoded by the coding sequence ATGCATCCCGTTCACTCCCCCGTTGTGGCGTCACCTTGGTACAGCATTGTCGCGGCGTTAGTGGCCGTGATGCTATGGAGCGTGGCACCGCTACTCGCAGAGCTTGCCCACACCTCTTCCCCACTGCAATTGACGGCACTCACGTTATTAGCAGGCGCCCTGGCAACACTTCCACTTAGCCGAAAGGTGCCTACCGCTACTTTAAGCAAAGGGTGGCAGCTCAGTGTATGGCTCGGCGTTCCACTGCTTATTTTTGGTGCTGTCAGCAGTTATTTCATAGGAATGCGCCTAGCGCCTGCCGCAGAGGCAGCACTTATTACTTATACGTGGCCAGTTTTATTCGTGTTGTTAAGTCAGTGGAGTCGTTTTGGCAAGCTACGCATGGCAGGTGTTATAGGGGCGCTAATCGCATTTTCCGGCGCCGCTCTACTATTGCTACCTCAGCCACTAAGTGGAGGTCTTGGGGGCGCAACCAACGGCTATGCATTAGCGTTACTCGCTGCTTGCTGCTGGGCGCTTTATTCTTGGTTAGGCCAAACGGCCCCGCTAGCATTAACGCCCCTATTGCCACGCTTATTACTGATTGCTTGCGCTATTGCAATCTGCGCCAGCCTGCTCGTGGAAGGAAATTTTGGTGTCCCCGATAATGAGGCCCTACTAGCAGGCATAGCACTGGGGTTGGGGCCCTACGGCATAGCAATGGTTGCCTGGGATAAAGCTCTGCGTTTTGGGCAAGCAAGCGTAGTAGGTAGCCTTGCTTATGGCGTTCCTATATTGGCGGCCATTTTGCTGGTGCTGGCAGGGATGAGCGTACTGGACTGGCGCCTCCCCACCGCTGCAGCTTTGGTAATAGTCGGCTGTTTAAAAGCTGGCTATGGAGGTGGACATAATCACCCATGA
- a CDS encoding tautomerase family protein, translating into MPIVTIQQFPRDLTQKRELAKRITEAFVEAYSVDPQSVQVFFQEVEAENWSKGGTINSSNPS; encoded by the coding sequence ATGCCTATCGTAACTATTCAGCAATTCCCCCGTGATCTAACGCAAAAGCGTGAATTGGCAAAACGTATTACAGAAGCCTTTGTTGAGGCATACAGCGTTGACCCGCAAAGTGTGCAGGTGTTTTTCCAAGAGGTTGAGGCGGAAAATTGGTCGAAAGGAGGCACTATTAACTCCTCGAATCCCTCGTGA
- a CDS encoding RsiV family protein: MLRLASGVCAVTALLLSGCQAPADEQVESRSLTTQALEKHYVEPGCQAENCSEVKVSALTFPQSPELSEQLQARLLKLAMGVTEEGTLSAENWDGYAQNFFELAQEDKHLLPNFMASEAVLEAKVNAQHNDLLVIELNSYVYHAGQAHGLPMTEFMVIDEKLQRVVDANDMLLEGQQAAFQTVLNQAHRRWVAEMGHDDQFIANWPLSESRNIAPLETAWEVKYNVYEIAPYAVGQPTFELPVDELEGIAKPRYLGH; the protein is encoded by the coding sequence ATGCTGCGTTTAGCCAGTGGAGTATGTGCTGTAACAGCGCTCTTATTGAGCGGCTGCCAAGCGCCAGCGGACGAGCAAGTCGAATCACGCTCGCTTACCACTCAGGCATTAGAAAAGCACTACGTTGAGCCGGGTTGTCAGGCAGAGAACTGCTCGGAAGTTAAGGTATCTGCGCTAACCTTCCCTCAGTCACCGGAGCTAAGTGAACAGCTGCAAGCGCGCTTGTTAAAACTGGCGATGGGCGTTACCGAAGAGGGTACGTTATCTGCTGAAAATTGGGATGGTTATGCGCAGAATTTCTTTGAACTGGCACAAGAAGATAAGCATTTATTGCCTAACTTTATGGCCAGCGAGGCAGTGCTGGAAGCGAAGGTCAACGCCCAGCATAACGACTTATTGGTCATAGAGCTTAATAGCTATGTCTACCATGCCGGGCAAGCGCATGGCCTTCCAATGACAGAATTTATGGTGATTGACGAAAAGTTGCAGCGTGTTGTTGATGCGAATGACATGTTGTTAGAGGGGCAACAAGCGGCTTTTCAAACAGTGCTGAATCAAGCCCATCGGCGCTGGGTGGCGGAAATGGGCCATGATGATCAGTTCATCGCCAACTGGCCGTTAAGCGAAAGTCGCAACATTGCGCCCTTGGAAACGGCCTGGGAAGTGAAATATAACGTCTATGAAATTGCCCCCTATGCGGTAGGTCAGCCAACCTTCGAACTGCCTGTGGATGAGTTAGAGGGCATCGCAAAGCCGCGCTATCTAGGTCATTAG
- a CDS encoding septal ring lytic transglycosylase RlpA family protein, translated as MGAHKQLIRTSCLAAVLIACTANTAFAHELEVQRGVASFYSDRFQGATTASGERFDQQALTAAHPSLPFGTKVLVTRPDTGQKVEVLINDRGPFVQGRVIDLSKRAASKLGMIRRGVAPVMITLVD; from the coding sequence ATGGGAGCCCATAAGCAACTGATCCGAACGAGCTGCTTAGCAGCGGTGCTTATTGCCTGCACTGCTAATACTGCGTTTGCTCACGAGTTAGAAGTCCAGCGAGGCGTCGCCTCTTTCTATAGCGACCGTTTCCAAGGCGCGACCACTGCTAGTGGCGAACGCTTCGACCAACAGGCGCTAACTGCTGCTCATCCGAGCTTGCCGTTTGGCACCAAGGTACTGGTTACACGCCCCGACACAGGGCAGAAAGTAGAGGTGCTGATCAACGACCGCGGTCCCTTCGTTCAAGGGCGTGTTATTGATCTATCTAAAAGAGCAGCTAGTAAGTTAGGTATGATTCGCCGTGGCGTCGCACCGGTTATGATTACCCTGGTGGACTAA